In Clostridium sp. DL-VIII, the following proteins share a genomic window:
- a CDS encoding TetR/AcrR family transcriptional regulator: MNKTKNLIFESAIKIFSESGYRGATMDDIAANAGLVKGTLYYHFKSKEEIFNFIVEEGLQILQDQVAKVQVMNVGPVEKLISICRIQLTFLYGYTSFFKVVMSQLWGTEDRQNQLRSKIKKYIDEIEVNIKSAMEIGVVKKGDTELLAFQFFGSLCSSAIYESIHNEKIDLETIIDCTIKFTLNGLGVSV, translated from the coding sequence ATGAACAAAACAAAAAACTTAATATTTGAATCTGCAATAAAAATATTTTCTGAGTCTGGTTATAGAGGAGCTACAATGGATGATATAGCTGCTAATGCAGGCTTGGTAAAGGGAACTTTATACTATCATTTTAAAAGTAAAGAAGAAATATTTAATTTTATTGTTGAGGAAGGACTTCAAATATTACAGGATCAAGTTGCTAAAGTTCAGGTAATGAATGTTGGCCCAGTAGAAAAGTTAATAAGTATATGCAGAATACAATTAACATTTTTATATGGTTATACTAGTTTTTTCAAGGTAGTGATGAGCCAATTGTGGGGAACAGAAGACAGACAAAATCAATTACGCAGTAAAATAAAAAAATATATAGATGAGATTGAAGTAAATATAAAGAGTGCTATGGAAATAGGAGTAGTGAAAAAAGGTGATACTGAACTTTTAGCATTTCAGTTTTTTGGATCATTATGTTCATCTGCGATATATGAATCAATACATAATGAGAAAATAGATTTAGAGACCATTATAGATTGTACAATAAAATTTACGCTAAATGGATTAGGAGTAAGTGTTTAA